The following is a genomic window from Flavobacteriales bacterium.
GATCATGGGAGCGCTCGGCCTGGGCACGGGCATCCTCATCTCCGCAGCCACCACCAAGTACCGCGACCTGAGCTTTCTGGTGGGCTTCGGTGTGCAGCTCCTCATGTACGCCAGCCCGGTGATCCTGCCGCTCAGCCGCCTGCAGAAGTTCCCGGCTCTGCTGCGCGTGTTCGAGCTGAACCCGATGACCGCAGTGATCGAGGCGTTCCGCGCCATGCTGTTCGGCGGTGCGGTGCCCTGGGACGGCCTGTTGTACTCCGCCACGGTGGCCGTCGTGATGCTGCTGGCGGGGGTGATGACGTTCAACAAGGTGGAGCGCTCCTTCGCCGACATCGTGTGAGCATGGGCCCGGTGGTGATCGAGGTGGAGGGTTTGGGCAAGAGCTACCGGTTGGGCAGCATCGGCAGCGGCACCATCGCTGACGAGCTCCGGCGCGGTTGGGCCCGGTTGCGCGGTCGCACCGACCCCGATGCGCCCGTGGACGCCGCTTCGCCCGGGAGGGCACAGGGAAAGGTGTTCCATGCGTTGAGCGATGTGTCGTTCCGGCTGCGCGAGGGCGAGGTCCTCGGCATCATCGGCCGCAACGGCGCCGGGAAGAGCACGCTGCTCAAGCTGCTGTCGCGCATCACCGCCCCGAGCGGGGGCTTCATCCGCATGAAGGGCCGTGTGGCCAGCCTGCTGGAGGTGGGCACGGGCTTCCATCCCGACCTCACCGGCCGGGAGAACATCTACCTGAACGGCGCCATCCTGGGCATGCACCGGCGCGAGATCGACACCAAGCTCGCGGAGATCATCGCCTTCAGCGGCATCGAGCACCACATCGACACACCGGTGAAGCGCTACAGCTCGGGCATGAAGGTGCGGCTGGGCTTCGCAGTGGCCGCGCATCTGGAACCGGAGATCCTCATCGTGGACGAGGTGCTCGCCGTGGGCGATGCGGAGTTCCAGCGCAAGTGCCTGGGCAAGATGAAGGACGTGAGCACCAGCGGCCGCACCATCCTGTTCGTGAGCCACAACATGACGGCGGTGCTGAGCCTGTGCACCCGGGTGGTATGGATCGACGGGGGGCGCGTGGCGGCCGACGGTCCGCCGGAGGACGTGATGGCCGCCTACCTGGGCTCCTACGCGCAGGGCGGCGACGAGGTGGGCTGGGTCCCGGGCGAAGGCCCCGGCACCGACCTGGTGCGCCTCACCCACGCCGCGGTGGTGCCGCAGGAGGCGGGAGCCCCGCTCACCATGCGCAGCGCCTTCACCATCCGCATCGGTCTGGAGAACCGCAGGGTGCACGACGACGACCTCAACATCGGCCTCCGCGTGGTGAACGACCACGACCTGGTGCTCTTCGCCAGCACGCAGGCCGACACCGGCACGGACCGGCCGCCGGTGCCACATGGGCGCTTCGAGGTGGACTGCCTCATCCCCGGCGACCTGATGAATGAAGGCAGCTACCACGTGATGGTCAGCGCGTTCCGCGGGGCGAAGCTGCATTTCATGACCGAGCGGGTCCTGAGCTTCACGGTGCATGCCGGCGAACGGCGCGGGGCTTGGTTCGGCAGGCAGGCCGGTCTGGTGCGGCCCCGGTTGAACTGGACCATCCAGGCTGCGGACCACCGGGGATGAGCGGCCTGTTCCACACGGTGAAACGGCTCGTGGAGCCGCTGCGGCCCCGGCTGATGCCCTCCATCGTGATCGTGGGCGCGCAGAAGGCGGGCACCTCGGCGCTGTACAGCATGCTGGTGCGCCACCCCCGCGTGATCGCCCCGGTGGAGAAGGAGCTCACCTTCTTCGGCAACGACAACACCTACGCGCTGGGCATGGGGCATTACCGGCGGATGCTGCCGGTGCGGCCGTTGCGCGGCGCGGGATGGACCACCCTGGACGCCACGCCGAACTACCTCTACCGCCCCCCGGCGGCCGAACGCATCCGACGCCACCTGCCCGATGCGGTGATCGTGGCCGTATTGCGCGACCCGGTGAAGCGTGCTCGGTCGGACTGGAACATGTTCCATCAGTTCAAGGGGCACCCGCGTTATGCCCATTTGTACGACCCGCGGACCTTCGCCGAGGCCATGGCCGCCGAACTGGCCGCCCCGCCGCCCTTCGGTTACCTGGCCCGGGGGCACTACGGTCCGCAGGTGGAGCGGTACTTCCAGCACTTCGGTCGTGAGCGGGTGCTCGTGTTCGGCTATCCGCAGCTGAAGGTCTCGCCGGAGAGCGTGTTGGAACGGATCGCCGCGGCGGCCGGGCTGGATGTGGCGCTCTTTCCGGACCGGCTGCGCGAGGTGAAGGCCAATGTGCGGGCGTACAGCGGGCCGGTGGACACGGAGCTCGAGGAGCGGCTCAGGGCGTACTACGCACCGCACATGCAGCGCTTGGATGAAGTGCTGGGTGTGCACCTCGACCTGCGGGAGGAGCGTTGACCGGCGCGGGTCCCATGCGCGGGGCTTCCGTATCTTCGCGGACCACACTCAGCGCATGATCGGCACTCAGGAAAAGGGCTCGGCATCCGGTGTTCCGGAGATCCCTGCGGGCGCACGCGGCCCCGTCTACGTCACCCGCGCCTTCCTGCCGCCGTTCGAAGCGTTCACCGAGCTCATGCGCGGTGTGTGGGACCGCGGACAGCTCACCAACAACGGCCCGCTCGTGCAGCAGTTCGAGCGCGCGCTGGCCGAGCAGGTCGGCATCGCCCATCCGCTCTTCCTGGTGAACGGCACCATCGCGCTCAACCTGATCATCCGGGCGCTTGAGCTGAAGGGCGAGGTCATCACCACGGCCTTCTCGCACCCGGTCACCACCACCAGCATCCTCTGGGAGGGCTGCACGCCGGTGTTCGTGGACATCGATCCGGACACCTTCTGCATCGACCCGTCGGCCATCGAGGAGCGCATCACGCCGGCCACCAGCGCCATCCTGGCCACCCACGTGTATGGTCTGCCCTGTGACGTGGAGGCGATCGAGGCCATCGCCCAGCGTCACGGGCTGAAGGTCATCTACGACGGGGCCCACGCGTTCGGCACGCGCTACAAGGGCGAAAGCCTGTTGAACCACGGTGACGTGAGCTCCACGAGCTTCCATGCCACCAAGGTGTTCCACACCGTGGAAGGTGGCAGCGTGCATACCCGGAACGAGGCCCTCTATGCGCGCCTGCGGCTCCTGCGCACGATGGGGCAGATCGGCGAGGGCTTCCATGCCGTGGGCCTGAACGCCAAGAACAGCGAGCTCCATGCGGCCATGGGCGTGGCCAATCTGCCCTACCTGGATGAGATCATCGCGCAACGGCGCCATCAATGGGAACGCTATGCCGCCGGTCTGGCCTCCGCGCCGGTCCATCTGGCGCGCATCCCGGCGGACACGGAATACAACCACTCGTATTTCCCTGCGGTGCTGCCCACCGAGGAGGACCTGTTGCGGGTGCGGGCCGCACTGAACGCGGTGGACATCCATCCCCGTCGGTATTTCAGCCCGGCCATCACCGAACTGCCCTTCATCGGCCGTACGGGCGAATGCCCGATCGCTGAGTCGGTGGCGCACCGGGTTCTTTGCCTGCCCCTGTACCACGGCCTGTCCGATGGCATCATCGATGAGGTGGTCGATATCGTATCGCGCACGCTGCGCTGAACCGGCCCTTCATCCCCGATACGCGACCCCGCGATGAGCCCCGATCATCCGATCGACCTGCCCAAGGTCCTGGACGTGCTGGACCGCCTGGGCATCGAGCATCGCCTGGAGGGCGGCATGCGCGAGGTGCACAAGGTGTGCAGCATCTTCCTGAAAGAACCGAACGGCCTCTACTATCATGCCGGGAGCGATGCGGCCGTGTTCGCCACGTTGAAGGACAGCGTCGTGATCTGCCGGGAGGAGGCGGTGGGAGCGCTGCACGGCAACTCGGCCATCGTGGTGAAGGATGATCCCCAGCTGGTGATCTACCGCATCTGCAATGCGCTCTTCGCCGCAAAGCCGACCTCAGGGATCCATCCGACCGCCATCGTTCATCCTGAGGCGCGCATCGGTGCGGAGGTGAGCATCGGTCCCTATTGTGTTGTTGGGCGCAGCACGATCGGCGACGGTTCGCGGTTGGAGTCGCACGTGGTGGTCGGGGACGGGTGCACGATCGGTCAACGCGTGATCCTGGAGCCGCACACCTGCATCGGGGCCACAGGTGTCGCCTGGGTGTGGGACGAGGCCGGCAAGCGCGTGGTCATGCCCCTGCTCGGCGGGGTCACCATCGGCGACGATTGTTTCCTGGGCGCCGACGTGGGTGTGGTGCGTGGCATGTTCAACGAGGACACCACCATCGAGGCGGGCACCATGATCGCCCCGGGCAGCAAAGTGGGTCATGGGGTGCGCATCGGCCGCATCTGCCACCTGGCCAACAACGTCACGCTGGCCGGCTGGTCGCAGATCGGTGAGCGGTGTTTCCTGGGGTCGGCCTGTGCCGTGCGGCCGCACGCCAAGGTGGCTCCCGGCACGATCGTGGGCAGCGGTGCCGTGGTCACCCGCGACATCACCGAGCCGGACACGACCGTGGCCGGTGTGCCCGCCAAACGGATGGCCGACAAGGAGAAGAGCAGCGGCGTGCCCCGGCGCTACACGGCCCGGAGCGGTGAGTGACTCACTGCTCGAAGCCGCCCTCCACGAAATCCTTGCTCTTCCAGTAGTCCTTCTGGCGAAGGGGCTTCACCGGCACACCGACGTAGATGCCGCTCTCCTCGATGTTCTTGTTCACGAAGCCCATGGCGCCGATGGTCACATCGTCCGTGATCTGCACGCTGGCGGCGATCTTGCTGCCGGCGCCGATGTAACAGCGCTCGCCGATCACCGTGCCGTGCTTGGTCTCGTGCAGGTGCGTGCTGCCCAGGGTGATCACGTTGGGGCCCAGGAAGGCCTTCTTCTTGATGAGCACCTTGCTGGTGAGGATGGTACCGTACTTCAGGGTGGCGTCGTCCTCGATCACACAGCCCTCCGCCGTGCGGATGCGTCCCTGCAGCACCACACCCGGGCCGGCCCGCAGCCCCTTGCCGATCTCGCAATGGTTGCCCACCACGGCGCCGTCGCCCAACCGCACGTCATCACCGATGATCGTGTGGCTGCCGATGGTGACGTTGTCGCCGAACACACAGCCCTTGCCGATGATGGTGAAGTGGCCGACCTTGAAGTTGGATCCCGTGCGCAGGTCGGGATCGACGATGGATGTGCTCATGGGCGCGGTGTTGGACGCCGAAGATACGGGGTCCGGCCCGCATTCCCGGTGATCGTACCACCTTCGCGCCACCCTTCCGGTCGTCCTTGGAACAGCAGCCCGAACCGCCGCGCAGCGATGCCCCCCTGGTGTCCGTGCTCGTCTGCACCTACCAGCACGGCCCGTACATCGCCGCCTGCCTGGAGAGCATCAAGGCGCAGCGCACGAGCTTTCCGATCGAGGTGCTCGTCGGCGAGGACGGGTCGACGGACGACACGGCGGCGGAATGCGACCGGGTGGTGGCGGGCGACCCGCGCTTCCGGGTCCACCACTGGGGCGAAGGCCCGCGCTGGCGGATCGAGGGCTGGCCCACCGGCCGGCGCAACTTCATGCGGTTGTACGCCATGGCCCGCGGCCGTTATGTGCACTTCATCGATGGCGACGATGGCTGGCTGGACCCCTTGAAGCTGCAGCGCCAGGTGGACCTGCTGGAGGCCGATCCGGCGTGCATGGGCAGCTACCACCAGACGGCCGTGAAGGACGAGGAGGGGCGGCTGACCCACCCGTGGCGCGAACGATTGCCGGACCGGATGGAGCTGGAGCAGGTGGTGGACGTGCGG
Proteins encoded in this region:
- a CDS encoding DegT/DnrJ/EryC1/StrS family aminotransferase gives rise to the protein MIGTQEKGSASGVPEIPAGARGPVYVTRAFLPPFEAFTELMRGVWDRGQLTNNGPLVQQFERALAEQVGIAHPLFLVNGTIALNLIIRALELKGEVITTAFSHPVTTTSILWEGCTPVFVDIDPDTFCIDPSAIEERITPATSAILATHVYGLPCDVEAIEAIAQRHGLKVIYDGAHAFGTRYKGESLLNHGDVSSTSFHATKVFHTVEGGSVHTRNEALYARLRLLRTMGQIGEGFHAVGLNAKNSELHAAMGVANLPYLDEIIAQRRHQWERYAAGLASAPVHLARIPADTEYNHSYFPAVLPTEEDLLRVRAALNAVDIHPRRYFSPAITELPFIGRTGECPIAESVAHRVLCLPLYHGLSDGIIDEVVDIVSRTLR
- a CDS encoding sulfotransferase, producing MSGLFHTVKRLVEPLRPRLMPSIVIVGAQKAGTSALYSMLVRHPRVIAPVEKELTFFGNDNTYALGMGHYRRMLPVRPLRGAGWTTLDATPNYLYRPPAAERIRRHLPDAVIVAVLRDPVKRARSDWNMFHQFKGHPRYAHLYDPRTFAEAMAAELAAPPPFGYLARGHYGPQVERYFQHFGRERVLVFGYPQLKVSPESVLERIAAAAGLDVALFPDRLREVKANVRAYSGPVDTELEERLRAYYAPHMQRLDEVLGVHLDLREER
- a CDS encoding ABC transporter ATP-binding protein, translated to MGPVVIEVEGLGKSYRLGSIGSGTIADELRRGWARLRGRTDPDAPVDAASPGRAQGKVFHALSDVSFRLREGEVLGIIGRNGAGKSTLLKLLSRITAPSGGFIRMKGRVASLLEVGTGFHPDLTGRENIYLNGAILGMHRREIDTKLAEIIAFSGIEHHIDTPVKRYSSGMKVRLGFAVAAHLEPEILIVDEVLAVGDAEFQRKCLGKMKDVSTSGRTILFVSHNMTAVLSLCTRVVWIDGGRVAADGPPEDVMAAYLGSYAQGGDEVGWVPGEGPGTDLVRLTHAAVVPQEAGAPLTMRSAFTIRIGLENRRVHDDDLNIGLRVVNDHDLVLFASTQADTGTDRPPVPHGRFEVDCLIPGDLMNEGSYHVMVSAFRGAKLHFMTERVLSFTVHAGERRGAWFGRQAGLVRPRLNWTIQAADHRG
- a CDS encoding glycosyltransferase family 2 protein; amino-acid sequence: MEQQPEPPRSDAPLVSVLVCTYQHGPYIAACLESIKAQRTSFPIEVLVGEDGSTDDTAAECDRVVAGDPRFRVHHWGEGPRWRIEGWPTGRRNFMRLYAMARGRYVHFIDGDDGWLDPLKLQRQVDLLEADPACMGSYHQTAVKDEEGRLTHPWRERLPDRMELEQVVDVRAPFHPGSFIWRDTPAIRALITGPGGWNAGSGDMWFFASAATQGHLRAVDGELSYYTRHGQGLSSQGLFVRTNTHRLRILQWQRLDRLTHGRWRVHLDAVCDRHLDQLAGVSMTALDKRRWLLALGRAYRYFLDRRRWARVLNALRAAPPA